A stretch of the Clostridium fungisolvens genome encodes the following:
- a CDS encoding SDR family NAD(P)-dependent oxidoreductase, giving the protein MKKTVLITGGNKGIGLECTRLFLKNNYKIIIVARDYTNFEFDDNENVEKIEYDLSYLSGIEKLVGKLDHIDVLVNNAGIMNSIPYDIYSEEEIKKIMNINLYAPIELIKHVSKSMIASGSGRIVNISSIAGQIGHPDIWYGISKAGLINATKSFAKLLGSKGIIINAVAPGPVETDMMTLIPEQRKKDIKSNVYLDRFAKPEEVAKTIYWLATDSPEYINGTCIDINNGAFPR; this is encoded by the coding sequence ATGAAGAAAACTGTTTTAATAACAGGCGGAAATAAAGGCATTGGATTAGAATGCACACGACTATTTCTTAAAAATAATTATAAAATTATAATAGTTGCAAGAGACTACACTAATTTTGAATTTGATGATAATGAAAATGTTGAAAAGATAGAATATGATTTATCTTATTTAAGTGGCATAGAGAAGTTAGTTGGTAAACTTGATCATATAGATGTATTAGTTAATAATGCTGGAATAATGAATTCTATACCTTATGATATTTACTCAGAAGAAGAAATAAAAAAAATTATGAATATAAATCTTTATGCACCGATAGAACTTATAAAACATGTTTCAAAATCAATGATTGCTTCTGGCAGTGGGAGGATTGTAAACATCTCATCAATTGCAGGACAAATTGGACATCCAGACATATGGTATGGAATATCAAAGGCTGGACTAATTAATGCAACTAAAAGTTTTGCAAAGTTATTAGGAAGTAAAGGAATTATAATAAATGCAGTAGCTCCAGGACCCGTAGAAACTGATATGATGACACTAATACCTGAACAAAGGAAAAAAGATATAAAAAGCAACGTTTATTTAGATAGGTTCGCCAAACCAGAAGAAGTGGCAAAAACAATATATTGGCTAGCAACAGATAGCCCAGAATATATAAACGGTACATGCATTGATATAAATAATGGTGCATTTCCAAGATAG
- a CDS encoding valine--tRNA ligase, whose amino-acid sequence MLSKKYNPSEVENKWQQYWQDNEIYKYDFNSNKETFSIDTPPPTISGSLHIGHIFSYTQAEIIARFQRMQGKNVFYPFGFDDNGLPTERLVEKEEGIRAASMPRSEFIKKCLKTTKKYEEEFKSLWTAMGFSVDWSLQYETINKRVQKISQKAFIDMAKAGKAYIKQSPVLWCTTCQTSIAQAELEAIEKESTFNYIPFIVDGEELIVATTRPELLYGCVCLFINPEDERYKKYIGKTAKVPLYNFDIPIYSDEKVSLEKGTGVVMCATFGDTTDLEWYEKHKLSYKRVVEANGKISGEVPYIGGLKVANAREKIIELLRENNLLIKSEAITHKVSVHERCGKPIEIIPSKQWYIDILSEKEKYLKAADSINWYPASMKTKYINWVENLKWDWCISRQRYYGVPFPLWYCNKCGKTIFPKEEELPINPIESKPSSACHCGCNEFTAETAVFDTWATSSLTPMINSDWKGDRDLTKKLMPMGMRTQAHEIIRTWAFYTIVRSLFHTGELPWKDIMICGFVLAKKGEKISKSKNNGTLSPKDLIDRHSADELRYWSAGARLGTDTMFSEEELKQSKRFITKLWNAANFCIIQLQDFDGEKPEDLLPIDSWIIEKAKSIEETMKGYLNQYEIGLAKKEIDEFFWSDFCDNYLEIVKDRLYKPEVHGSNERKSAQYALYKSLLEILKLYSIYVPHITEEIYQEYFRAFEKNISIHNLGWGIDVDTEKEKILEFGEVIEGIVSEVRKYKSERNLSLKESLSNLNINMPKEFNSYFNRTLKDLKACTWAENIELHFDEKFGVEILK is encoded by the coding sequence ATGTTAAGTAAAAAATATAACCCATCAGAGGTTGAAAATAAATGGCAACAATATTGGCAAGATAATGAGATATATAAATATGATTTTAATAGCAATAAAGAAACCTTTTCAATAGATACCCCACCACCTACTATAAGCGGAAGCCTTCATATAGGTCATATATTTTCCTATACTCAGGCTGAAATTATAGCGAGATTTCAAAGAATGCAGGGTAAAAATGTATTTTATCCTTTTGGTTTCGATGACAATGGGCTTCCTACAGAAAGGCTTGTAGAGAAGGAAGAAGGTATAAGAGCAGCATCTATGCCGAGAAGTGAGTTTATTAAAAAATGCTTAAAGACCACTAAAAAATATGAGGAAGAGTTTAAAAGTCTCTGGACAGCAATGGGATTTAGTGTAGATTGGAGTCTCCAGTATGAGACTATTAACAAAAGAGTACAGAAAATATCTCAAAAGGCCTTCATAGATATGGCTAAGGCAGGAAAGGCTTATATAAAGCAGTCGCCAGTTTTGTGGTGTACTACTTGTCAAACCTCCATAGCCCAAGCCGAGCTTGAAGCCATAGAGAAGGAAAGTACCTTTAATTATATTCCTTTCATTGTTGATGGTGAGGAGCTTATAGTTGCAACAACTAGGCCAGAACTTTTATATGGATGTGTATGCTTATTTATAAATCCAGAAGATGAAAGATATAAAAAATATATAGGGAAAACTGCTAAAGTACCTTTATATAACTTTGATATACCAATTTATTCAGATGAAAAGGTAAGTTTAGAAAAGGGAACTGGTGTAGTTATGTGTGCAACCTTTGGTGATACTACTGACTTAGAATGGTATGAAAAGCATAAATTGAGTTACAAAAGGGTAGTTGAGGCTAATGGCAAAATATCTGGTGAAGTTCCTTATATAGGAGGCTTAAAGGTAGCTAATGCTAGAGAAAAGATAATAGAGCTTCTTAGAGAAAATAACCTTTTAATAAAAAGCGAAGCTATTACACATAAGGTTTCAGTTCATGAGAGATGTGGAAAGCCAATAGAGATAATACCGTCAAAGCAGTGGTATATTGATATATTAAGCGAAAAAGAAAAGTACCTAAAAGCTGCTGACAGTATAAACTGGTACCCTGCTTCAATGAAGACTAAGTATATAAACTGGGTTGAAAACCTGAAGTGGGATTGGTGTATTTCGAGGCAAAGATATTATGGAGTTCCATTTCCACTTTGGTACTGTAATAAATGCGGCAAGACTATTTTTCCAAAGGAAGAGGAGCTTCCAATAAACCCAATTGAATCAAAACCGTCTTCTGCTTGTCACTGTGGATGTAATGAATTTACCGCTGAAACAGCTGTATTTGATACTTGGGCTACATCTTCCTTAACTCCAATGATAAATTCAGACTGGAAGGGTGATAGGGATTTAACTAAAAAACTTATGCCAATGGGGATGAGGACTCAAGCACATGAAATCATTAGAACTTGGGCCTTTTATACCATAGTTAGAAGTCTGTTTCATACAGGAGAGCTTCCTTGGAAGGATATAATGATATGTGGGTTTGTTCTAGCTAAAAAAGGAGAGAAGATAAGTAAATCAAAAAATAATGGCACTTTATCACCAAAGGACCTTATTGATAGACATTCTGCTGATGAACTTAGATATTGGTCTGCAGGTGCAAGGCTTGGCACTGATACTATGTTTTCTGAAGAGGAACTTAAGCAGTCTAAGAGATTTATCACTAAGCTTTGGAATGCAGCAAACTTTTGTATTATACAGCTTCAAGACTTCGATGGAGAAAAACCAGAGGATCTGCTACCGATTGATAGTTGGATTATAGAAAAAGCTAAAAGCATAGAAGAAACCATGAAAGGATATCTAAATCAATATGAGATAGGGCTAGCTAAGAAGGAGATAGATGAATTTTTCTGGAGTGATTTTTGTGATAATTACCTAGAAATAGTAAAGGATAGATTGTATAAGCCTGAGGTACACGGAAGCAATGAGAGGAAATCAGCTCAATATGCCTTATATAAAAGTCTTTTAGAAATACTGAAGCTTTATTCCATATATGTTCCGCACATTACTGAAGAGATATATCAAGAGTATTTTAGAGCTTTTGAAAAAAATATATCTATTCATAATTTAGGATGGGGAATTGATGTAGATACAGAAAAAGAGAAAATACTTGAATTTGGAGAGGTTATTGAAGGGATTGTTTCAGAGGTAAGAAAGTATAAATCTGAAAGAAATCTTTCCTTAAAAGAAAGCTTGAGCAATCTCAATATTAATATGCCTAAGGAATTTAATAGCTATTTTAATAGAACCTTGAAGGATCTAAAAGCATGTACTTGGGCTGAAAATATTGAATTGCATTTTGATGAAAAGTTTGGCGTAGAGATATTAAAGTAA
- a CDS encoding glycosyl hydrolase, producing MITKVFKKRSLLLSLASLVVIGQVGIFGVFKPEKALAVGSVSKKGVASNYYCNNNLTKLSDLNVGWFYNWSTNYSATTSTNMEYVPMVWGRDYVTSSNITALTQGKASGKFKNLLAFNEPDLAGQAAMSVDEAIGYWPQLMSTGLRLGSPAPTTPDNGWLDNFMTQANSKGYRVDFIALHFYPDFTNPNSINDIKTKITNVYNKYKKPIWITELGTVDINAWGIPTSAPVSQQAADSYMQSVVAMLESLPFVERYAWFMDKCPTDPVTKYSSLYDSNDNLTSIGKIYQTVTVNNSIFYQDANYGGTSVALPKGNYTMAQLNAAGIPNDWISSLKVPSGWTVELYQNDNFTGTKWTFTSNSSYVGSAVNDQATSIKIY from the coding sequence ATGATCACCAAAGTATTTAAAAAAAGATCATTACTACTGTCACTAGCGTCTTTAGTTGTTATAGGGCAAGTAGGTATTTTCGGTGTTTTCAAACCAGAAAAGGCATTAGCGGTTGGAAGTGTATCAAAAAAAGGAGTTGCTTCTAACTATTACTGTAACAACAATCTTACTAAACTTAGTGACCTTAATGTAGGCTGGTTCTATAACTGGTCAACTAACTACAGTGCTACAACTTCTACAAACATGGAGTATGTACCTATGGTTTGGGGAAGAGATTATGTAACTTCCTCGAATATTACTGCTCTAACTCAAGGTAAAGCTTCAGGTAAATTTAAAAATCTTTTAGCTTTCAACGAGCCTGACTTAGCTGGTCAAGCAGCTATGTCTGTTGATGAGGCAATAGGTTACTGGCCTCAGCTTATGAGTACTGGTTTACGTCTTGGAAGCCCTGCGCCTACTACGCCTGATAATGGCTGGCTTGATAACTTCATGACTCAAGCTAACAGCAAAGGGTACAGAGTTGACTTTATTGCCCTTCACTTCTATCCTGACTTCACAAACCCTAATTCAATAAATGATATAAAGACTAAGATAACTAATGTATATAACAAATATAAAAAGCCAATTTGGATTACAGAACTAGGTACAGTAGACATAAATGCATGGGGAATTCCAACTAGTGCCCCAGTATCTCAACAAGCTGCAGATTCTTATATGCAGAGTGTAGTCGCAATGCTCGAGAGTCTTCCATTCGTTGAAAGATATGCATGGTTTATGGATAAATGTCCTACTGATCCGGTTACAAAATACTCATCTTTATATGATAGCAACGATAATCTTACAAGCATTGGGAAAATCTATCAAACAGTAACTGTTAACAATTCTATTTTCTATCAAGATGCTAATTATGGCGGAACTTCAGTAGCATTGCCAAAAGGAAATTACACCATGGCTCAACTTAATGCTGCCGGAATTCCAAATGACTGGATATCTTCTTTAAAGGTGCCTTCCGGCTGGACTGTGGAGCTTTATCAAAATGATAATTTTACAGGTACAAAATGGACCTTTACATCAAATAGTTCTTACGTAGGTTCTGCAGTTAACGATCAAGCAACCTCTATCAAAATTTACTAA
- a CDS encoding FMN-dependent NADH-azoreductase, giving the protein MSKVLYIKANCKPDEASRTFKISDSFIEKYKEINPKDEIITLDLYKEDINFLSAEDLGSVFGPKNEESKKHPVLKYAYQFAEADKYVIAEPLWNLSIPAILKAYIDYVSVTGITFRYTEQGPVGMLQGKKAINIVARGGAYSEGPAADFEMGDRYLRTIFGFFGITDFTTVAAEMLDVVGQDVDAIVNGTINKAKDLAKDF; this is encoded by the coding sequence ATGAGTAAAGTTCTATATATAAAAGCAAATTGTAAACCAGATGAAGCATCAAGAACTTTTAAGATATCTGATAGCTTTATTGAGAAGTATAAAGAAATAAATCCAAAGGATGAAATAATAACTTTAGATTTGTACAAAGAGGATATTAATTTCTTGTCAGCAGAAGATCTTGGATCGGTTTTTGGCCCTAAGAATGAGGAAAGCAAGAAACATCCTGTATTGAAATATGCATATCAATTTGCAGAAGCTGATAAATATGTTATTGCTGAGCCTCTATGGAATCTAAGTATTCCTGCTATACTAAAGGCATATATTGATTATGTAAGTGTTACAGGTATAACCTTTAGATATACAGAGCAAGGACCAGTTGGTATGCTTCAAGGAAAGAAGGCAATAAATATAGTAGCAAGAGGCGGTGCTTATTCAGAAGGTCCTGCTGCAGACTTTGAAATGGGAGATAGATACCTAAGAACGATTTTTGGCTTCTTTGGAATAACAGATTTTACTACAGTAGCAGCAGAGATGTTAGATGTGGTTGGGCAAGATGTAGATGCAATAGTAAATGGTACAATAAATAAGGCTAAAGATTTAGCAAAAGATTTTTAA
- a CDS encoding 6-phospho-beta-glucosidase, with product MSFPKNFLWGGAVAAHQLEGGWNKGGKGPSVADVMTAGAHGVPRVITDGVIQGNNYPNHEAIDFYTHYKDDIALFGEMGFKCFRTSIAWSRIFPNGDELEPNEEGLKFYDDMFDELLKNNIEPVITLSHFEMPYGLAKKYGGWRSREVIDCFVRYAKTVFTRYQHKVKYWMTFNEINNQKNVDVDIFAWTCSGVRFEAGENREEIMYQAVHHELVASALAIKAGHEINPELKIGCMIAFVPIYPFSCHPDDMMLSVEAMHDRYLFADVHCRGHYPKYALKEWQRKGYNIKMEPEDAKILQEGTADYIGFSYYMSNAVKTGANEATDGLSGGQKSTVKNPYVKASDWGWQIDPVGLRYSLNMLYERYELPLFVVENGFGAIDVKEEDGTVNDDYRIAYLRAHIEEMEKAINLDGVELMGYTPWGCIDLVSFTTGEMKKRYGFIYVDKDNEGNGTLERSKKRSFDWYKKVIETNGEDLSDN from the coding sequence ATGAGCTTTCCTAAGAATTTTTTATGGGGTGGCGCAGTAGCTGCTCACCAATTAGAAGGTGGATGGAATAAAGGCGGAAAGGGGCCAAGCGTTGCTGACGTTATGACTGCAGGAGCACATGGAGTTCCAAGAGTTATTACTGATGGAGTAATTCAAGGAAATAACTATCCTAACCATGAGGCTATAGATTTTTATACTCACTATAAAGATGATATTGCTTTGTTTGGAGAGATGGGTTTCAAATGTTTTAGAACCTCAATTGCATGGTCTAGAATATTTCCTAATGGAGATGAATTAGAACCAAATGAAGAAGGCTTGAAGTTCTATGATGATATGTTTGATGAACTATTAAAAAATAATATAGAGCCAGTAATAACTTTATCTCATTTTGAAATGCCTTATGGCTTAGCTAAAAAATATGGTGGGTGGAGAAGCAGAGAAGTAATTGACTGTTTTGTAAGATATGCAAAGACAGTGTTTACAAGATACCAACATAAGGTAAAGTACTGGATGACCTTTAATGAAATAAACAACCAAAAGAATGTGGATGTAGATATATTCGCATGGACTTGTTCAGGGGTTAGATTTGAAGCTGGTGAAAATAGAGAAGAGATAATGTACCAAGCGGTTCATCATGAGCTTGTAGCAAGTGCATTAGCAATAAAGGCTGGACATGAGATAAATCCAGAGTTAAAGATAGGCTGCATGATTGCTTTTGTTCCAATTTATCCATTCTCTTGTCATCCTGATGATATGATGTTATCTGTAGAAGCAATGCATGATAGATATTTGTTTGCTGATGTTCACTGCAGAGGACACTATCCAAAGTATGCATTAAAAGAATGGCAAAGAAAAGGTTACAACATAAAGATGGAGCCTGAGGATGCCAAGATACTACAAGAAGGAACTGCAGATTATATTGGCTTCAGCTATTACATGTCTAATGCAGTTAAGACTGGAGCTAACGAAGCGACTGATGGATTATCAGGAGGTCAAAAATCAACAGTTAAAAATCCATACGTAAAAGCATCAGATTGGGGCTGGCAGATTGACCCTGTAGGTTTAAGATATTCCTTAAATATGTTATATGAAAGATATGAACTTCCTCTATTTGTAGTAGAAAATGGTTTTGGAGCTATAGATGTTAAGGAAGAAGATGGTACAGTAAATGATGATTACAGAATAGCATATTTAAGAGCACATATAGAAGAGATGGAGAAAGCTATAAACCTTGATGGTGTAGAGTTAATGGGATATACTCCATGGGGATGTATAGACTTAGTTTCCTTCACTACTGGGGAAATGAAAAAACGTTATGGCTTCATATATGTGGATAAGGACAATGAAGGCAATGGAACTCTTGAGAGATCAAAGAAGAGATCCTTTGATTGGTATAAGAAGGTTATCGAAACTAATGGTGAAGATTTGAGCGATAACTAA
- a CDS encoding AraC family transcriptional regulator: MKELNSCKESMLQCMNTKSFAIAHLYKDEKSMDIHVHDCYEIYYSICGSKQFLINNKFYDINPGDLFVINQYESHYLSQTDQMKLERIVISVHPEFVRNLSTEITDLDYCFSYRPEHFNHKLSLTKDQQQRFMYYVNKINSVEAYGSDIIEKSSFMELLVMINSLYQASAMSDLKDTSYKYNELVEDILTYVNLNICNPITIESLSKHFYISSSYLCRIFKSTTGTTINKYITARRISIAKSLLAAGSNVNDVCEKCGFNDYSNFLKSFTKTVGISPKKYSLYSFT, translated from the coding sequence TTGAAAGAACTTAATTCGTGTAAAGAGTCAATGCTACAGTGTATGAATACCAAAAGTTTTGCAATTGCCCATCTTTACAAAGATGAGAAAAGTATGGATATTCATGTTCATGATTGCTATGAAATATATTATTCTATATGTGGAAGTAAGCAATTTTTGATAAACAATAAGTTCTATGATATAAATCCAGGAGATTTATTTGTAATTAACCAATACGAAAGCCATTATTTATCACAAACTGACCAAATGAAGCTAGAACGAATAGTTATATCTGTACATCCTGAATTTGTACGAAATCTTTCTACTGAAATTACTGATTTAGATTATTGTTTTTCCTATCGTCCAGAACACTTTAATCATAAGTTATCACTTACAAAAGATCAGCAACAAAGATTTATGTATTATGTGAATAAGATTAATTCTGTTGAAGCATACGGAAGCGATATTATTGAAAAAAGTTCCTTTATGGAATTACTAGTAATGATTAATTCATTATACCAGGCCAGCGCTATGAGTGATTTAAAGGATACATCTTACAAATACAATGAATTGGTTGAAGATATACTTACTTATGTAAACCTCAATATCTGTAATCCAATCACTATTGAAAGTTTATCAAAGCACTTCTATATAAGTAGTTCTTATTTATGTAGAATATTTAAATCTACTACTGGAACTACAATTAATAAGTATATTACTGCTAGAAGAATAAGTATTGCTAAATCACTGCTTGCAGCCGGCTCTAATGTAAATGATGTTTGCGAGAAATGTGGATTTAATGATTATAGTAATTTTTTGAAGTCATTTACGAAAACTGTTGGAATATCTCCTAAAAAATATTCTCTTTATTCATTTACCTAA
- a CDS encoding RpiB/LacA/LacB family sugar-phosphate isomerase — protein sequence MKIALINENSQASKNEIVYTALKKVVEPMGHQVFNYGMYRTEDKNSLTYVQNGILAAILLNSSAVDYVITGCGTGAGAMLACNSFPGVICGYVVDPSDAYMFAQINDGNAISMPFAKGFGWGAELNLQYVFERLFEGESGQGYPRDRAIPEQRNKKILDEVKKVTYKDIVTILKGIDQELLKGAISGERFKEYFFENCKNEEIASYIREILA from the coding sequence ATGAAGATAGCATTAATTAATGAAAATAGTCAGGCCTCAAAAAATGAAATAGTATATACTGCTCTAAAGAAGGTTGTAGAACCTATGGGACATCAAGTATTTAATTATGGAATGTATAGAACGGAAGATAAGAATTCTCTTACTTATGTTCAAAATGGTATATTAGCAGCTATATTGCTTAATTCTAGTGCAGTAGATTATGTAATAACTGGTTGTGGTACAGGTGCAGGTGCTATGCTTGCATGTAATTCATTCCCAGGAGTTATATGTGGTTATGTAGTAGATCCTTCAGATGCATATATGTTTGCTCAAATAAATGATGGAAATGCAATATCTATGCCATTCGCGAAAGGTTTTGGATGGGGAGCAGAGTTGAACCTTCAATATGTTTTTGAAAGACTTTTCGAAGGTGAAAGTGGACAAGGATATCCAAGAGATCGTGCTATACCTGAACAGAGAAATAAGAAAATATTAGACGAAGTTAAGAAAGTTACTTATAAAGACATCGTAACAATACTAAAGGGAATAGACCAAGAGTTATTAAAGGGAGCAATCAGTGGAGAAAGATTCAAGGAATACTTTTTTGAAAATTGCAAGAATGAAGAAATAGCCTCATATATAAGAGAGATATTAGCTTAG
- a CDS encoding MATE family efflux transporter, producing the protein MTTDMTKGNIPRHLISFSIPLILGNLFQLTYNAADSIFVGRFVGTKALAAVGTANPIMNIVMFLIIGICMGASVLMSEYFGSGNIKKLKREVSTTMIGGFIFTSCIIIFCVAFTKPILRLIRTPEELIPDATIYLRIIFFGLIFTFLYNVFAATLRSIGDSKTPLKFLMISSILNVVMDIIFLKFFHMGVEGAAIATVTAEMFSSVFCIVYIYLKVPLLRFSREEIILDKALLRSTINYSWVTAMQQTCLYVGKVLVQGAVNPLGVQAIAAFNAVNRVDDFAFMPEQSIAQAMTTFLAQNRGAKKNDRIKPGLWTGLKLETIYWFIICAVIFLGSRSIMKLFINGSDDAVVNMGVMYLEMMAFFYLLPSWTNGIQGYFRGMGDLKITLMSTFVQMIGRVIFSYIFAPRFGVAGIALSCGLGWIVMLSYEVPFFIKNIKKS; encoded by the coding sequence TTGACTACAGATATGACAAAAGGCAATATACCTAGGCATTTGATTAGCTTTTCAATACCATTGATTCTTGGAAATTTATTTCAACTTACTTACAATGCAGCAGACTCTATCTTTGTAGGTAGATTCGTAGGAACTAAAGCACTAGCTGCAGTGGGAACTGCCAATCCTATTATGAATATAGTTATGTTTTTAATAATTGGTATTTGCATGGGAGCATCTGTTTTAATGAGCGAATATTTTGGATCTGGAAACATTAAGAAGCTTAAGAGGGAAGTTTCAACTACAATGATTGGTGGGTTTATCTTCACTTCATGTATAATTATTTTTTGTGTGGCATTTACTAAACCAATCTTGCGATTAATAAGAACTCCTGAAGAACTTATTCCAGATGCTACTATTTATTTAAGAATAATCTTCTTTGGACTGATTTTCACCTTTTTATACAATGTTTTTGCAGCAACCTTAAGAAGTATTGGAGATTCAAAAACACCACTTAAATTTCTAATGATTTCATCTATTTTAAATGTGGTAATGGATATAATATTTCTAAAGTTTTTTCATATGGGAGTAGAAGGAGCAGCTATAGCTACAGTTACAGCTGAAATGTTTTCTAGTGTTTTTTGTATTGTGTATATATATTTAAAAGTTCCACTTTTACGTTTTTCAAGAGAAGAAATTATACTAGATAAAGCTTTACTTAGAAGTACAATAAATTATAGTTGGGTTACTGCAATGCAGCAAACGTGTCTATATGTAGGAAAAGTATTGGTTCAAGGTGCAGTGAACCCATTAGGCGTACAAGCTATTGCAGCCTTTAATGCAGTTAATAGAGTAGATGATTTTGCTTTTATGCCAGAACAAAGTATAGCTCAAGCAATGACTACTTTTTTGGCTCAGAATAGAGGGGCTAAGAAAAATGATCGTATTAAGCCAGGCTTATGGACAGGACTAAAGTTAGAAACTATTTACTGGTTCATAATATGTGCAGTGATTTTTTTAGGATCAAGGAGCATAATGAAGCTCTTTATCAATGGCAGCGATGATGCTGTTGTAAATATGGGAGTAATGTATCTTGAAATGATGGCATTTTTCTATTTACTACCTAGTTGGACAAATGGAATACAAGGGTACTTTAGGGGAATGGGTGATTTGAAGATAACATTAATGTCAACCTTTGTACAAATGATTGGAAGAGTAATTTTCTCTTACATTTTTGCTCCAAGATTTGGAGTTGCAGGTATAGCATTAAGTTGTGGTCTTGGATGGATTGTAATGCTAAGTTATGAGGTGCCTTTCTTTATAAAGAATATAAAGAAAAGCTAA
- a CDS encoding L,D-transpeptidase — MFDYPFSDDYFQYYRAIYSITINTEAHTLTLFKSGNFFKSYTVAVGKSSTPTPKGTFKIINKAINPGGPFGVRWLGLDAPNGDYGIHGTNNPASIGKNVSNGCIRMYNKDVLELSSLVPLGTVVKIV, encoded by the coding sequence ATGTTTGATTATCCATTCTCTGATGACTATTTTCAATATTACAGGGCAATTTATAGCATCACAATTAATACGGAAGCCCATACACTAACTTTATTTAAGTCTGGTAACTTTTTCAAATCCTATACAGTTGCAGTTGGAAAATCTTCTACCCCTACTCCAAAGGGAACTTTTAAGATAATAAATAAAGCTATAAATCCAGGTGGTCCTTTTGGTGTAAGGTGGCTAGGACTGGATGCACCTAATGGTGATTACGGCATCCACGGAACTAATAATCCTGCCTCCATAGGCAAAAATGTGTCAAATGGTTGTATTCGTATGTATAACAAAGATGTACTGGAGTTATCAAGCTTAGTACCTTTAGGTACGGTTGTAAAGATCGTTTAA